One genomic window of Coregonus clupeaformis isolate EN_2021a chromosome 12, ASM2061545v1, whole genome shotgun sequence includes the following:
- the LOC121578596 gene encoding uncharacterized protein LOC121578596 codes for MGGKGFLGCFILFLSLASVSTIKQTLISINDLRGIEFGHTSPRHGLMLLHWLANNIHTDNNGNMRLHFNPTRGDYGFHFYGNADRPRPLPFLPSESGSYYSLGNIDSNLNYNGATALPDYVTQSFYNSWIPERNRDRVIIRVREEGSNQFIVDEVYITQHYPPNENRGSAYDPDNTYPVSFSLLTQIQVLPTITRDVIQRIHNVEINDNSVENIWGHTPGLALLLAIALYLTRPKVSFIQQAFSSMDSQRRTQDDDNKSIKLEVKTTDRGCARIIFSGIPKRLLDKGVIWALYKNNDSTDRLDFASVQDSASGSYDTSVSLNPGLQARLHQYKYMFAFALCGKYNTFGEDIRRSPEFHDANREIPVDISGHRPNASLQLFVKDGKACARLYVKKSFTDWKEKFHNSWVGFYSSERKDTQEYNTYQWQWAVKFSEERRSDWKGIPEYDVYVYSSSMTMCPGVQARFMLEKYRGEKARTPPWEVHTSAI; via the coding sequence ATGGGTGGAAAGGGCTTCCTGGGTTGTTTCatcctgtttctgtctctggcTTCAGTATCCACTATCAAACAAACCCTTATTTCAATAAATGACCTCAGGGGCATAGAGTTTGGCCACACCTCTCCTCGACACGGCCTCATGCTGCTCCACTGGCTAGCCAACAACATTCACACTGACAACAACGGCAACATGAGACTCCATTTCAACCCGACTAGAGGAGACTATGGCTTTCATTTCTATGGAAACGCTGACAGACCCCGCCCTTTACCTTTTCTGCCCTCTGAAAGTGGAAGTTACTACTCACTAGGGAATATTGATAGCAATTTGAACTACAATGGCGCTACGGCACTTCCTGATTATGTCACTCAAAGCTTCTACAACTCATGGATACCTGAGAGGAACAGGGACAGGGTCATTATCAGAGTTAGGGAGGAAGGATCCAATCAGTTCATAGTAGATGAGGTCTACATTACACAGCATTATCCACCAAATGAAAACAGAGGAAGTGCCTATGATCCAGACAATACATACCCCGTCAGTTTCAGCCTCTTAACACAAATCCAAGTTCTCCCAACCATTACCCGAGATGTGATTCAACGTATACACAATGTAGAGATCAACGACAACAGTGTGGAGAACATCTGGGGACACACACCTGGGCTGGCACTTCTTTTGGCAATTGCATTGTACTTGACACGTCCCAAGGTATCATTTATACAGCAAGCGTTTTCTAGCATGGACAGCCAGCGTCGCACACAGGATGATGACAATAAATCGATAAAGCTTGAGGTGAAAACTACAGATAGAGGGTGTGCCAGGATCATCTTCAGTGGTATCCCCAAGAGGCTTTTGGACAAGGGTGTGATTTGGGCGCTTTATAAGAACAATGACAGTACGGACAGGCTAGACTTTGCCTCAGTCCAGGACAGCGCCTCTGGGAGCTATGACACCTCAGTATCCCTCAACCCTGGTCTCCAGGCCAGGCTTCATCAGTACAAATATATGTTTGCTTTTGCATTATGCGGGAAATACAACACATTTGGGGAGGACATACGTAGGAGTCCTGAGTTTCATGATGCCAACAGAGAGATTCCTGTTGATATAAGCGGCCATAGGCCTAACGCTAGTCTGCAGCTCTTCGTAAAGGACGGAAAGGCCTGCGCTCGCCTGTACGTGAAGAAGTCCTTCACTGACTGGAAGGAGAAGTTTCATAACTCATGGGTTGGGTTCTACTCTTCGGAAAGAAAAGACACCCAGGAATATAATACCTACCAATGGCAATGGGCTGTGAAGTTTTCGGAGGAAAGACGCTCAGATTGGAAAGGGATACCTGAGTACGACGTCTATGTGTACAGCTCTAGTATGACCATGTGTCCTGGGGTCCAGGCCCGATtcatgctggagaaatacagggGTGAAAAGGCACGCACTCCACCCTGGGAGGTTCATACATCAGCAATTTAA